The following proteins are co-located in the Styela clava chromosome 15, kaStyClav1.hap1.2, whole genome shotgun sequence genome:
- the LOC120334349 gene encoding uncharacterized protein LOC120334349, producing the protein MMMKISFLLVILFAAEFGTSAKLKCFQLRFKLGKQQCSPKKGFEGDMVPCYNLCTKKLVKVEDCNNHPKNQHCCIHDCRCVMRGTGNVLIPPEYKLPMTLKKKSAFMKSEVQKGCTPKTKVRSARRRRPSLGNTRPSIAPTPQKRRNPMKAAKPKPARELIKASTPFPSTSTPNSKNVISTTTTTPCTATQKVPKIAIKFATKMSVIFQQMGLGWQLDVIGPCSDV; encoded by the exons ATGATGATGAAAATATCTTTCCTCCTGGTGATACTTTTTGCAGCAGAATTTGGAACGTCTGCCaaattgaaatgttttcaattaCGTTTCAAATTAGGAAAACAACAGTGTTCCCCAA AGAAAGGTTTTGAAGGTGACATGGTACCATGCTACAACTTATGCACGAAAAAATTGGTCAAAGTTGAAGACTGCAATAATCATCCAAAAAATCAACATTGCTGTATTCACGACTGCAGATGTGTTATGAGAGGAA CTGGTAACGTACTTATTCCACCGGAATATAAACTCCCGATGACATTGAAAAAGAAGTCTGCCTTTATGAAATCAGAAGTCCAAAAGGGTTGTACTCCGAAAACTAAAGTTCGTTCTGCTCGAAGACGTAGACCTTCATTAGGAAACACAAGACCCAGTATTGCCCCAACACCTCAAAAAAGACGAAATCCGATGAAGGCAGCCAAACCAAAACCTGCCCGTGAGTTAATAAAAGCATCTACTCCGTTTCCATCGACCAGTACACCCAATTCTAAAAATGTAATCTCTACTACTACAACAACGCCGTGTACCGCTACACAAAAAGTTCCGAAGATAGCAATCAAATTTGCGACAAAAATGTCAGTCATTTTTCAGCAAATGGGTCTGGGATGGCAATTGGACGTTATTGGCCCATGTTCAGATGTATAG